Within Bifidobacterium dentium JCM 1195 = DSM 20436, the genomic segment GTTGCCCAGGGTCTGGTCGACGCCACTGCGGCCGGTGCGTTCACCATCGTCGGTGGCGGTGATTCCGCCTCCGCAGTGCGCAATCTCGGCTTCCCGGAGGATGGCTTCTCCCACATCTCCACCGGCGGCGGCGCCTCCCTCGAGTTCCTCGAGGGCAAGGAACTGCCGGGTCTGAAGGTGCTCGACTGATTCCACGAATCATGAAGGGTGCTCTCTCATCTTTGAACCGCACCCCGATTATTGGACTGAAGAAATTCGGATTCGATGATTGGAGGTGTGGTTCTTTCGTATGCGTGAGGATCGGAGGAAGCACTATGACGACGGGTTCCGGCGCGAGGCGCTGAGGCTCATTGAGGCCGGCGTGGGCAAACGCTCCCTCGCCCGTCGGTTTGCGATGCCCGTGCAGACTGCGGAAAAATGGATCATGCTGTACAGATCCAACGGCGGGGAGGCGGTCATGGGAACCACCGGCAACAGGCGTTATGACTGGGAGACGAAGGTCGCGGCGGCGCGGGACCACGTCGAGAACGGCTTGAGCGTGGCCGAGGTCATGGCCAGGTACGGGATAGCGAGCATCGCCCCGCTGCAGCGTTGGTGCCGCGAATACCGTGCCGGTGGCGCGGAGGCGTTGAGGCCGAAGCCCAAGGGCAGGCCTAAAGGCGCGAAATCCAAGCCAAGGCCGAAACCCACGCGGGAGCAGGAGCTGACCGAGGAGGTCGCCTACCTGAAGGCGAAGGTCGCGTACCTGGAAAAACTCCGGGCCCTGCGGGCGCAGAAGTCACGAAGCGCGAGCGAAGCGCCGTCGTCCGACTGCTCGCAGGGCAGGGGCACCGGCTCGACCACCTGCTGAAGATCAGCGGGTTGGCGAGATCCACGTATTTCCACCATCTGTCGCATCCGGCGCATGAGACGCGCCCCGACCTCGATCCCATGGTCGCAGAGATCTGGGAAAGGACGGCCAACGGGTGCGGCCACCGGCAGATCCATATGTGCCTGGTCCACGAGTTCGGACAGAAGGTGTCGGCCAAGAGCGTCCTGAGGGTCATGCGCCGCATGGGACTCAGATGCCCGATCCGCGCCAGGAATCCATGGAGAGGCTACAGCTCGTACAGGGGCGACGCTGGCGGAGGGGTGCCGAACCTGCTCAAACGCGACTTCACCGCCGGCAAGCCGTTCGAAAAACTCGGCACCGACGTCACCGAATTCAAGGTCGCGGGCGGCAAGGCCTACCTCGCGCCCGTGTACGACATGGCCAGCAAGGAAATCGTCGCCTGGGACGTGAGCCGGCACCCCGGCATGGGGCAGCAGCGGCGTCTGCTCGCCATGCTCGAAGCCAGGCTGCCCGGGGGCGCGAACCCGATCCTGCACTCGGACATGGGATGGCAGTACCAGCACCCGTGGTGGCGCGGGGAGCTCGAACGGCTGGGCATCCGCCAGTCCATGAGCCGCAAGGGCAACTGCCTGGACAACGCCGCCACCGAACAGGTCTTCGGACACCTCAAGGACGAGTTCTACCGGGGGCGCGAATTCGACTCGTACGAGCAATTCAAACGAGAACTTGACGCGTACGTCATCCACTGGAACACCAGACGACGCCAGATACGACTCGAGGGACACACCCCGGAGGAATTCCGAAGCGTGTCCCTCGCAGCCTAGACCTGTATCCTATTTAACAACGTCCAACAATCGGGGCGCAGTTCACTTCCGGTGGGAGGGCACCTCTTGTTTTGTTCATCGTTGCGCATATCTTGAACAATCGCTTCCACAGTACAGGCAGGGAATAGGATAGTCATATGACATCACGGCGCATTCCGCTGGTCGCGGGCAATTGGAAAATGAACTTCGATCATCTCGAAGCCACCTATTTCGTACAGCAGTTGGCCTGGAAACTGCGCGACGTGCATTTCGACCATAAACGCTGTGAAATCGCCTTGATGCCATCCTTCACTTCATTGCGGAGCGTGCAGGTGCTGGTGGAATCCGACAACCTGAAGATTCGTTATGGGGCGCAGGCGGTGTCCGTTACGTCGCAGGGGGCATTCACCGGCGACGTCTCCGCGGATATGATTGCGCATCTTGGATGTTCGTATGTCATCGTCGGCCATTCCGAACGCCGCAAATACCATCCGGAGGATGATGCGAATATCGTCGATCAGGTGCGTGCGGTGCTGGCGGCCGGCATGCAGCCCATCCTGTGCGTGGGCGAAAGCTATGAGGAGCGGCGTAAGGGCATTGAACTCGATTTCGCCGTCGGGCAGGTACATGACGTTACGCGTGATCTTTCCGATGAGGAAGCCTCCCGACTGATTGTGGCCTATGAGCCGGTCTGGGCCATCGGTACCGGCATGGTTGCCACGCCGCAATCCGCGCAGGATGCGGCGAAGGCCATCCGGGATGATCTTACGGCGACGTTCAGTGCCGCGGTTGGCGATACGGTGCGCATTCTCTACGGCGGATCGGTGTCTTCCAAGAATGCGGTCGAGCTCATCGGAGAACCGGATGTCGACGGATTCCTCATCGGCGGCGCCGCATTGAAGGTGGATGAGCTTACCAAAATCTGCCGTTTGACTCTCGAAGCGACCGCCTAGAGAGGTGTATTCGCCTTCATGATCCAATAGGTGTGGTCAGTATTCGATTTTCTCAACACCATGCGGTATTGTTGGCAACAGTGTTTACGAACTGGAGGTTCACTCGTGTCCGCTATGGCCATCGTCAAGCTTGTGCTACAGATTGTTCTTGTTATTTTCAGCTTGTTGCTCACCCTGCTGATTCTCATGCACAAGGGTAAGGGTGGCGGCCTGTCCGATATGTTCGGCGGAGGCCTTACCCAGAATGCAGGTTCCTCCGGTGTGGCCGAAAAGAACCTGAATCGTTGGACCGTCATCATCGCGTTGCTGTGGGTGGCCATCATCATCGCCCTCGGTTTGATGACGAAGTTCAACCTCATCTGAAACGTTTGCATGGTTTCGGCCCATGATCGGCATACGGTCATGGGCCGAAATTCGTTCTGCCTCCCCACGATGGATAAAGGACTGACTGACATGGCCTCTTCGAAAACCGGACGCGCTCATGCGACTACCATGGTCGTGGCCGATCTTGACGGTACATTGCTGCATGATGGCGAGACCTTCGAGGAACGTTTTCTGACGCAACGTTCCATCGACAGCATCAACCGGCTGCATGACGCCGGCATGACGTTCGTGGTCGAAACGGCACGGCCCGTCAGTACCGGATTGCAATTCGTGGATAAGCTGCCGGTCGATGCCGTCGCCTATCTGAACGGCGCCCTGATCGACTTCAACCCCGCCGCTTCGGATTATGAGATGCTTACTTCCGGCATACCTCCGAAAGACGGCCATCTGATGAAAATCGGCTTCTCTTCGCGGCGCGCTTGCGAAGTGTGCAGGTATCTGCTTGAGGAGCTGCCCGGCATGGAAGTCGGCATCGTCATGGATGATGTTCGGTACACGAATTTCGATGTCACCAAATATTGGAAGACGCAGACCTGGAGGTATACCGACTTCAATGATGTGCCTGAAGGCATCGCCGACAAGCTGATACTGTTTCCGAATCCGGAACAATGGAATCGTGTGCGTGAACTCATTCCCGCGGATTTTGACGTGCATATTTCGGAGGGATCGCTGTGGATGCTCATGAGCCCGGACGCCAATAAGGAACATGCCTTGAACATTCTGGCCGATCATTTCTCCACGCCGTTGTCACAGACGGCTTCATTCGGTGACGATTTGGTCGACATTTCCATGTTGCAGCAGTCGGGCAGGGGAGTGGCCGTGGCTAACGCCAATCCCGATGTGCTGAGAATCGCCGATGAGATTTGCCCGTCAAATAACGATGACGGTGTGGCGCAGTGGATCGAGCGTCATCTTCTGTGAACCCTGACGGATTGCACCGTCGGACGAGCTATAGATTGAACTTTCAGCTGATCTGGTTATCAAGGAGACACATCGCAGATTGAACTTTGAAGGTTTTTCTTCTGACGTGGTGCTAGACTTTGAACCAGTGCTTGATTGAAATTGAACTGGAAGGATCGGCATGACGAATACATCATTTTCCGTCCGGCTGAGCAGCGCCATGGCGCTTCGCAGGGTGAAGCAAATTGATTTCGTACACGCAGCTGAAAAGTTCAATATCAAGCTCGGAAAAAGCCACATGAGCCAGTATGTGAGCGGAAAAACCGTGCCCCGTGCTGACATCGCCCACTTTCTTGCGGCGTTCCTGCAAGTGAACGAGCAATGGTTGATGGGAGAAGACGTGCCGATGGATCAAGATGTCACCGCTTTGTCTGAGCCGGTTCCTACCGGTACCCATCATGATGATGCCGTGCCAGCGCCAACGCAATCAGCAGAAGGAAGAACCATGCGTACCTTTACTAAATCCCACAAGCTTGACAATGTGCTCTACGATGTTCGTGGTCCGGTTGCTGACGAGGCCGCACGCATGGAAGCCGCTGGAACGCATATTCTGAAACTGAACATCGGCAATCCCGCTCCGTTCGGATTCCGCACGCCGGATGAGGTCGTCTACGATATGTCGCAGCAGCTGCCGGACACGGAAGGCTATTCGCCGTCGAAGGGTCTGTTCTCGGCGCGCAAGGCCATCATGCAGTATGCTCAGCTGAAAAGCATTCCAAACGTGTCCATCGATGACATCTATACCGGCAATGGCGTCAGCGAGCTGATCAATCTGTCATTGTCGGCCCTGCTTGACAATGGCGATGAAGTGCTGGTCCCTTCTCCAGACTATCCGTTGTGGACGGCCTGCGTAAATCTGGCCGGCGGCACAGCGGTTCATTATACCTGTGATGAGGAATCCGAATGGTACCCGGATATTGAGGACATACGTTCCAAGATCACCGATCGAACGAAGGCCATCGTCATCATCAATCCCAATAATCCGACCGGCGCACTGTATCCGAAGGAAATTCTCGAACAGATCGTTGAAATAGCGCGTGAACATCAGTTGATGCTCTTCTCCGATGAGATCTACGATCGTTTGGTCATGGATGGTCTGGAGCATATCTCCATCGCATCGCTCGCGCCGGATTTGTTCTGCGTGACGTTTTCCGGCCTGTCGAAGTCTCATATGATCGCAGGTTGGCGTGTTGGCTGGATGATTCTCAGCGGCAACAAGCGCATCGCCAAGGACTATATCGAAGGTCTGAACATGCTGGCCAACATGCGTATGTGCTCAAACGTACCGGCACAGTCAATCGTGCAGACCGCCCTGGGCGGACATCAAAGCGTCAAGGACTATCTGGTTCCCGGAGGACGGGTCCATGATCAACGCGATCTCGTCTACAATATGCTCAATGAGATTCCGGGCATTACGGCAGTCAAGCCCAAGGCCGCGTTCTATATCTTCCCAAAGATCGATGTGAAGAAGTTCAACATTCATTCGGATGAGCAGTTCGCCCTTGATCTGTTGCATGACAAGCATATCCTGATCAGCCATGGTGGTGCGTTCAATTGGCAACAGCCGGACCACTTCCGCGTAGTCTATCTGCCTCGCATGGGCATGTTGAGGGAAACCATCGGTGAGCTTGCCGATTTCTTCGGTACATACTATCAGGACTGATATTGCAACGGTCCGAATAGCAATTGGCCCCCACCACAATGGATGGGGGCCAATTGCTATCTACCGGATGAACGGAGCGTCAGCGAATGAGTTCAGCCGTTGACGCGGTCGATGCCGGCCTGGACGTCGGTGAGGACGGAATCCCAGGACTTGATGAAGGCGGCAACGCCATCGGCTTCCAGCTTGTCGGTGACGGCCTTGAAGTCGATACCCAGCTCGGCGAGCTTGGCCATGATGGCGTGGGACTCTTCGTAGGTGCCCTTGATGGTCGGAGCGCCGTTGCCGTGGTCGGCGAGAGCGTTCAGGGTCTTCTCCGGCATGGTGTTCACGATGAACGGAGCGACGAGCTCGTCAACGTAGACGCAATCGGAGTAAGCCGGGTTCTTGGTACCGGTGGAAGCCCACAGCGGACGCTGCTTCTTGGCGCCCTTGGCCTCGAGGGCGGCCCAACGCGGATCGTTGGCGAACTTGTTCTCGAACAGTTCGTAAGCGAGACGAGCGTTGGCGATGGCGGCCTTGCCTTCGAGAGCCTTGGCCTCGTCGGAGCCGATCTCCTCGAGCTGCTTGTCGACGGCGGTATCCACACGGGAAACGAAGAAGGAGGCGACGGAACCGATGTGGTTCAGATCGTGGCCGTTGGCGTCAGCCTGGGCGATGCCCTCGATGAAGGCGTCGATGACCTGCTCGTAGCGCTCGAGCGAGAAGATCAGGGTGACGTTGACGGAGATGCCCTTGGCCAGGGTGGCGGTGATTGCCGGCAGGCCTTCGAGGGTTGCCGGAATCTTAATCATGGCGTTCGGACGGTTGACCTTCTCCCAGAGCTCGACAGCCTGCTTCTCGGTGGCTTCGGTCTCGTGAGCCAGACGCGGATCCACCTCGATGGAGACGCGGCCGTCAACGAAATCGGTGGCTTCGGCGACCTCACGGAAGATGTCGGTGGCGTTGCGCACGTCGGTGGTGGTGAGCTCGCGGATAGCGGTCTCAACGTCAACCTTGCCGAGTTCCTTAAGCTGGGCGTCGTACGGGCCGACCTGGCTCAGAGCCTTCTGGAAGATGGACGGGTTGGTGGTGACGCCAACGACGTTCTTGTCCTTGATGAGCTCCTGCAGGTTGCCGGACTCGATACGGGTGCGGGACAGGTCGTCCAGCCAGATCGAGACACCGGAGTCAGAGGTGCGCTGAGTTGCTTCAGTCATTGTTGTTTCTCCTTGATACCTATTTGGATCAAATCTTGTGTTGTTCGGTGAAAGGGGAGGGATACGGGCTTCGTATCCCTCCCCGATGCGTCACTTGGCGGCTTCGACTTCGGCGATGGAGGCCTTGGCGGCTTCCACCACATGCTCGGCGGTGATGCCCAGATCGATCATGTTCTGAGCGCCATCGCCCTGCAGGCCGAACTGTTCGATGGAAACGGGCTTGCCGAAGGAGCCAAGGTACTTGTACCACGGCATGGCAACGCCGGCTTCGACGGAGACACGGGCCTTGACGGAGGCCGGCAGCACGGCTTCCTTGTACTCGGCGTCCTGTTCTTCGAACCACTCGAGGGACGGCACGGACACGACGCGGGCCTTGACGCCTTCACCGGCCAGAGTCTTGGCGGCGGCAACGGCCCACTGAACCTCGGAACCGGTGGCCATGATGATGACATCCGGAGTGCCTTCGGTGTCGATGAGCACGTAAGCGCCCTTCTTCACACCTTCCTTGGCCTTTGCTGCGGTCTCGGCGAGGACCGGGACACCCTGGCGGGTCAGGACCATGGCGGCCGGGAGGGTGTTCTTCTTCTCGAAGAATGCACGGTAGGCTTCGGCGGTCTCATAGGCATCGGCCGGACGAACGACCTCGAGCTGCGGGATGGCACGGAAGGATGCCAGATGCTCGATCGGCTGGTGGGTCGGGCCATCCTCGCCGACGGCGACGGAGTCGTGGGACCACACGTACAGGTTCGGGATCTCCATAAGGGCGGCCAGACGCACGGCCGGGCGCTCATAGTCGGAGAACATGAAGAAGGTGCCGCCGAACGGACGGGTGTGGGAGCCCAGCAGGATACCGTTGGTGATGGTGCCCATGGTGAACTCGCGCACGCCGAAGTGCAGCTGACGACCGTACTTGTTGCAGTTCGGCCACTGCTTGGTGGCGCACTCCTCCGGAGCGAAGGTGGCGGCACCCTTGAGGTCGGTCTTGTTGGAGCCACCGAGGTCGGCGGAGCCGCCCCAGAGTTCCGGCATGACGGCGGCGATGGCGTTCAGCGCGGAGCCGGAAGCTCCACGGGTCGCGACACCCTTGCCAACTTCGAAGGTAGCCTCGAGGTCGTCGATGGCCTTATCGAAGCCTTCCGGAAGCTCGCCGGCCTTGATGCGGTCGTACAGGGCGGCCTTGTCCGGGTTGGCCTTGCGCCATGCGTCGTACTTTTCGTCCCATTCCTTATGGGCCTCGAGACCGCGCTCGGCGACCTTGCGAGCGTGAGCCAGGGCTTCTTCGTCGACGTGGAAGGATTCTTCCGGATCATAGCCGAGCAGCTTCTTGAGACCGGCGACGGCCTCGGCGCCCAGCTTGGAGCCGTGGGAGGACGGATCGTTGGTCTTGCCCGGGGTCGGCCATGCGATCAGAGTGTCGACCTTGATGAGCTTCGGCTGGTTCGGGGCGGCGGCCTGGGCCTTGGCGATGGTCTCGGCCAGACCGTCGACGTCCTCCTTGTAGGAACCGTCGGGCTGGATGAAGCTGAACTCATCGGTGTACCAGCCGTAGGCCTGGAAGCGCTTGAGCACGTCTTCGGCCAGCACCAGGTTGGTGTCGCCTTCGATCTGGATGCGGTTGGCATCGAAGATCACGGTCAGGTTGCCCAGCTGCTGGTTGGCGGCGAGGGATGCGGCTTCGCCGGAGATGCCCTCTTCGATATCGCCTTCACCGCAGATGACCCAGATGTTGTGATCGAACGGGGATTCACCTTCCGGAGCCTGCGGATCAAGCAGACCGCGCTCGAAGCGCTGACCGTAGGCAAAGCCGATGGCGGAGGCGAAGCCCTGGCCCAGCGGACCGGTGGTCATTTCGATGCCGGGGGTCAGGCCGTATTCCGGGTGACCCGGGGTGCGGGTATCGGCGCCGCCGCGGAAGTTCTTCAGGTCGTCCAGGGTCAGGCCGTAGCCGGAGAAGTACAGCTGAACGTATTGGGTGAGGGAGGCATGGCCGCCGGAAAGGATGAAGCGGTCGCGACCTTCCCACTTGGGATCATTCGGATCGTGCTTGATGAAGTGCTGGTACAGGGTGTAGGCGATGGGCGCCAGGGAGACGGGGGAACCCGGGTGGCCGTGTCCCGCACGCTCAACCGCGTCGGCCGACAGGACCTTGGCCATCTTGATGGCGCGCTCGTCCAGCTCGGTCTCCTTGAATTCGGTCATAGGATTACTTTCCTTCCAATTGGTCGGGCCGCGTATCCGGCTTGTGCCGAGCGCTTGACGCCCTCACATTGCGTATCCCATAGTAGCGATGCGCGATGACGTAGCAGTGATATTTTGGCGTGTTTTGGTAAGTTGTGTT encodes:
- the secG gene encoding preprotein translocase subunit SecG — translated: MAIVKLVLQIVLVIFSLLLTLLILMHKGKGGGLSDMFGGGLTQNAGSSGVAEKNLNRWTVIIALLWVAIIIALGLMTKFNLI
- the tpiA gene encoding triose-phosphate isomerase, whose amino-acid sequence is MTSRRIPLVAGNWKMNFDHLEATYFVQQLAWKLRDVHFDHKRCEIALMPSFTSLRSVQVLVESDNLKIRYGAQAVSVTSQGAFTGDVSADMIAHLGCSYVIVGHSERRKYHPEDDANIVDQVRAVLAAGMQPILCVGESYEERRKGIELDFAVGQVHDVTRDLSDEEASRLIVAYEPVWAIGTGMVATPQSAQDAAKAIRDDLTATFSAAVGDTVRILYGGSVSSKNAVELIGEPDVDGFLIGGAALKVDELTKICRLTLEATA
- the tkt gene encoding transketolase — its product is MTEFKETELDERAIKMAKVLSADAVERAGHGHPGSPVSLAPIAYTLYQHFIKHDPNDPKWEGRDRFILSGGHASLTQYVQLYFSGYGLTLDDLKNFRGGADTRTPGHPEYGLTPGIEMTTGPLGQGFASAIGFAYGQRFERGLLDPQAPEGESPFDHNIWVICGEGDIEEGISGEAASLAANQQLGNLTVIFDANRIQIEGDTNLVLAEDVLKRFQAYGWYTDEFSFIQPDGSYKEDVDGLAETIAKAQAAAPNQPKLIKVDTLIAWPTPGKTNDPSSHGSKLGAEAVAGLKKLLGYDPEESFHVDEEALAHARKVAERGLEAHKEWDEKYDAWRKANPDKAALYDRIKAGELPEGFDKAIDDLEATFEVGKGVATRGASGSALNAIAAVMPELWGGSADLGGSNKTDLKGAATFAPEECATKQWPNCNKYGRQLHFGVREFTMGTITNGILLGSHTRPFGGTFFMFSDYERPAVRLAALMEIPNLYVWSHDSVAVGEDGPTHQPIEHLASFRAIPQLEVVRPADAYETAEAYRAFFEKKNTLPAAMVLTRQGVPVLAETAAKAKEGVKKGAYVLIDTEGTPDVIIMATGSEVQWAVAAAKTLAGEGVKARVVSVPSLEWFEEQDAEYKEAVLPASVKARVSVEAGVAMPWYKYLGSFGKPVSIEQFGLQGDGAQNMIDLGITAEHVVEAAKASIAEVEAAK
- the tal gene encoding transaldolase; this encodes MTEATQRTSDSGVSIWLDDLSRTRIESGNLQELIKDKNVVGVTTNPSIFQKALSQVGPYDAQLKELGKVDVETAIRELTTTDVRNATDIFREVAEATDFVDGRVSIEVDPRLAHETEATEKQAVELWEKVNRPNAMIKIPATLEGLPAITATLAKGISVNVTLIFSLERYEQVIDAFIEGIAQADANGHDLNHIGSVASFFVSRVDTAVDKQLEEIGSDEAKALEGKAAIANARLAYELFENKFANDPRWAALEAKGAKKQRPLWASTGTKNPAYSDCVYVDELVAPFIVNTMPEKTLNALADHGNGAPTIKGTYEESHAIMAKLAELGIDFKAVTDKLEADGVAAFIKSWDSVLTDVQAGIDRVNG
- a CDS encoding aminotransferase class I/II-fold pyridoxal phosphate-dependent enzyme translates to MTNTSFSVRLSSAMALRRVKQIDFVHAAEKFNIKLGKSHMSQYVSGKTVPRADIAHFLAAFLQVNEQWLMGEDVPMDQDVTALSEPVPTGTHHDDAVPAPTQSAEGRTMRTFTKSHKLDNVLYDVRGPVADEAARMEAAGTHILKLNIGNPAPFGFRTPDEVVYDMSQQLPDTEGYSPSKGLFSARKAIMQYAQLKSIPNVSIDDIYTGNGVSELINLSLSALLDNGDEVLVPSPDYPLWTACVNLAGGTAVHYTCDEESEWYPDIEDIRSKITDRTKAIVIINPNNPTGALYPKEILEQIVEIAREHQLMLFSDEIYDRLVMDGLEHISIASLAPDLFCVTFSGLSKSHMIAGWRVGWMILSGNKRIAKDYIEGLNMLANMRMCSNVPAQSIVQTALGGHQSVKDYLVPGGRVHDQRDLVYNMLNEIPGITAVKPKAAFYIFPKIDVKKFNIHSDEQFALDLLHDKHILISHGGAFNWQQPDHFRVVYLPRMGMLRETIGELADFFGTYYQD
- a CDS encoding IS3 family transposase, producing MLAGQGHRLDHLLKISGLARSTYFHHLSHPAHETRPDLDPMVAEIWERTANGCGHRQIHMCLVHEFGQKVSAKSVLRVMRRMGLRCPIRARNPWRGYSSYRGDAGGGVPNLLKRDFTAGKPFEKLGTDVTEFKVAGGKAYLAPVYDMASKEIVAWDVSRHPGMGQQRRLLAMLEARLPGGANPILHSDMGWQYQHPWWRGELERLGIRQSMSRKGNCLDNAATEQVFGHLKDEFYRGREFDSYEQFKRELDAYVIHWNTRRRQIRLEGHTPEEFRSVSLAA
- a CDS encoding HAD family hydrolase, which produces MASSKTGRAHATTMVVADLDGTLLHDGETFEERFLTQRSIDSINRLHDAGMTFVVETARPVSTGLQFVDKLPVDAVAYLNGALIDFNPAASDYEMLTSGIPPKDGHLMKIGFSSRRACEVCRYLLEELPGMEVGIVMDDVRYTNFDVTKYWKTQTWRYTDFNDVPEGIADKLILFPNPEQWNRVRELIPADFDVHISEGSLWMLMSPDANKEHALNILADHFSTPLSQTASFGDDLVDISMLQQSGRGVAVANANPDVLRIADEICPSNNDDGVAQWIERHLL
- a CDS encoding IS3 family transposase, which gives rise to MREDRRKHYDDGFRREALRLIEAGVGKRSLARRFAMPVQTAEKWIMLYRSNGGEAVMGTTGNRRYDWETKVAAARDHVENGLSVAEVMARYGIASIAPLQRWCREYRAGGAEALRPKPKGRPKGAKSKPRPKPTREQELTEEVAYLKAKVAYLEKLRALRAQKSRSASEAPSSDCSQGRGTGSTTC